A genomic region of Catalinimonas niigatensis contains the following coding sequences:
- a CDS encoding toxin-antitoxin system YwqK family antitoxin: MSLSTWAQSGITPVDSLRGRGELQNDKREGRWTFFNSTGRLVQRGQFENGMKTGRWLFFDEYGSMMGVGQYEDDQAEGEWKFYYPNGQLKSMNYLDNGIRDSVYTEYHYNGKISVEGQFEDDVPTGIWKTYYETGSIYSAGEYVAGLKSGIWKYYNIDGVLIAEGAYRLDMEHGQWFKYHDEGQLQSVGSFVMGEEDGPWGLFYINGQLIQEEKWSMGRLMNVGPYMTITGDTLDSGTFKNGEGIKLAYFNTGELETKIEYKNGKPNGEWVSYFKGGRVSAEGKMKDGLQVGVWTYFYDNGNVESTGEFVEDNKSGLWKYYTRTGRLIEVVEHTADEEEEQL; encoded by the coding sequence ATGAGCCTATCTACATGGGCGCAAAGTGGTATTACTCCCGTAGACAGTTTGCGGGGTAGAGGTGAACTACAGAATGACAAACGGGAAGGACGTTGGACTTTTTTTAATAGCACCGGAAGGCTGGTTCAAAGAGGACAGTTTGAAAATGGGATGAAAACCGGTCGCTGGCTCTTCTTTGATGAGTACGGAAGCATGATGGGCGTGGGGCAATATGAAGATGATCAGGCAGAAGGAGAATGGAAATTTTACTATCCCAATGGACAGCTGAAATCTATGAACTACCTTGATAATGGCATACGTGATAGCGTTTACACTGAATATCACTACAACGGAAAAATCAGTGTAGAAGGACAGTTTGAAGACGATGTGCCAACTGGCATCTGGAAAACTTACTATGAAACTGGCAGTATTTATTCTGCAGGAGAATATGTTGCCGGATTGAAAAGCGGTATCTGGAAGTACTATAATATTGACGGTGTATTAATCGCCGAAGGAGCATATCGTCTGGATATGGAACATGGACAATGGTTCAAATACCATGACGAAGGTCAACTTCAGTCGGTGGGTAGCTTTGTGATGGGAGAGGAAGATGGTCCCTGGGGTTTGTTTTATATCAATGGGCAATTGATACAGGAAGAAAAATGGAGCATGGGTCGTCTGATGAATGTAGGACCTTATATGACCATTACCGGAGATACGCTGGACAGTGGAACCTTCAAAAATGGTGAGGGAATCAAGTTGGCTTATTTCAATACCGGGGAGCTGGAGACCAAGATTGAGTATAAAAATGGTAAACCCAACGGCGAATGGGTGAGTTATTTTAAAGGTGGAAGGGTATCTGCGGAAGGCAAAATGAAAGATGGGCTGCAGGTCGGCGTCTGGACTTACTTCTATGACAATGGAAATGTTGAGTCTACAGGCGAGTTTGTAGAAGACAATAAATCAGGACTCTGGAAATACTATACCCGAACAGGCCGGCTCATAGAGGTGGTAGAACATACTGCTGACGAAGAAGAGGAACAGCTTTAA